A region from the Corallococcus caeni genome encodes:
- the era gene encoding GTPase Era, with product MASQSQKKTPRAGFAALIGRPNVGKSTLLNALTGEKIAIVSPKPQTTRNRILGVVTRPEGQVAFLDTPGIHQAKGELNRYMVEAALSAAEEVDLVLFLIEPPQGETLDVTPGNRSILERLEKVGKPTFLVINKIDSIPKSKLLPLIALYGQEFPFAEVVPISAREKDGVEHLFQVVLGHLPEGEPLFAEDMLTDQQERVLVAEYIREQVLRHCRQEIPYSTAVLVDVFDESEREPRPGTPPGQLGGLIRIAASIYVERDSQKAILIGKQGQMLKLIGTDARKSVQRLLGAHVYLDLRVRVEARWSERAAGLRKLGYE from the coding sequence ATGGCCTCTCAGTCCCAGAAGAAGACCCCTCGCGCTGGCTTCGCCGCGCTCATCGGCCGGCCCAATGTGGGCAAGAGCACGCTGCTCAACGCGCTCACCGGCGAGAAGATCGCCATCGTCTCGCCCAAGCCGCAGACCACCCGCAACCGCATCCTGGGCGTGGTGACGCGTCCGGAAGGGCAGGTGGCGTTCCTCGACACGCCCGGCATCCACCAGGCCAAGGGAGAGCTCAACCGCTACATGGTGGAGGCCGCCCTCTCCGCGGCCGAGGAGGTGGACCTGGTCCTCTTCCTCATCGAGCCGCCCCAGGGCGAGACGCTGGACGTGACGCCGGGCAACCGCTCCATCCTCGAGCGGCTGGAGAAGGTGGGCAAGCCCACCTTCCTGGTCATCAACAAGATCGACTCCATCCCCAAGTCGAAGCTGCTGCCGCTCATCGCCCTCTACGGCCAGGAGTTCCCCTTCGCGGAGGTGGTGCCCATCTCCGCACGGGAGAAGGACGGCGTGGAGCACCTGTTCCAGGTCGTGCTGGGCCACCTGCCGGAGGGCGAGCCCCTCTTCGCGGAGGACATGCTCACGGACCAGCAGGAGCGCGTGCTGGTGGCGGAGTACATCCGCGAGCAGGTGCTTCGGCACTGCCGCCAGGAGATCCCGTACTCCACCGCGGTGCTGGTGGACGTGTTTGACGAATCCGAGCGCGAGCCGCGCCCGGGCACGCCCCCCGGCCAGCTGGGCGGCCTCATCCGCATCGCGGCGTCCATCTACGTGGAGCGCGACAGCCAGAAGGCCATCCTGATTGGCAAGCAGGGGCAGATGCTGAAGCTCATTGGCACGGACGCGCGCAAGTCGGTGCAGCGCCTGCTGGGCGCGCACGTGTACCTGGACCTGCGCGTGCGAGTGGAGGCCCGCTGGAGCGAACGCGCCGCGGGCCTGAGGAAGCTGGGTTACGAGTGA
- a CDS encoding peptidylprolyl isomerase: protein MSFMEQARAGTELFGTFATTEGRIVVRLFSKDSPRTVENFVGLATGEKPWTDPVTFQVQHGRPLYDGTLFFRCIKDFMIQGGDPTSRGNGGPGFRFEDEFQGGRRFDRKGLLAMGNTGPNTNGSQFFITAAPQPHLDNRYTIFGEVVEGQDVVDRIANELPKDSNDRPRRDVRIQQLTISTARPS from the coding sequence ATGAGCTTCATGGAGCAGGCCCGCGCGGGCACGGAGCTGTTCGGCACCTTCGCGACGACGGAGGGGCGCATCGTTGTGCGCCTGTTCTCCAAGGACTCGCCGCGGACGGTGGAGAACTTCGTGGGCCTGGCCACCGGGGAGAAGCCCTGGACGGACCCGGTGACGTTCCAGGTGCAGCACGGCCGCCCGCTCTACGACGGGACGCTCTTCTTCCGCTGCATCAAGGACTTCATGATCCAGGGCGGGGACCCGACCAGCCGGGGAAACGGTGGGCCGGGCTTCCGTTTCGAGGATGAGTTCCAGGGTGGCCGGCGTTTCGACAGGAAGGGCCTGCTGGCCATGGGCAACACCGGCCCCAACACCAACGGCAGTCAGTTCTTCATCACCGCCGCGCCACAGCCCCACCTGGACAACCGGTACACCATCTTTGGCGAGGTGGTGGAAGGGCAGGACGTGGTGGACCGCATCGCCAACGAGCTTCCCAAGGATTCAAACGACCGTCCCCGCCGGGACGTGCGCATCCAGCAGTTGACCATCTCCACGGCGCGGCCGTCGTAA
- a CDS encoding peptidylprolyl isomerase, giving the protein MHRLLGITVALAAFAALAAEPAAGPWTKKVQAGKDVYATLKTSQGVITVKLFSKDAPRTVENFVGLATGEKAWTDPKTGEQVKGKPLYAGTVFHRVIPGFMIQGGDPTGTGNGDPGYRFADEFQSGRSFDKPGILAMANAGPNTNGSQFFITTSTPAHLTGRHTIFGEVVTGYDVVEKIGNVPRSAQDRPQTPVVLETITLSEKAPKGAPAAAAKKAPASKPAPATKSAPQ; this is encoded by the coding sequence ATGCACCGTCTTCTCGGTATCACCGTGGCGCTTGCCGCCTTCGCGGCCCTGGCCGCCGAGCCCGCCGCGGGCCCCTGGACCAAGAAGGTCCAGGCCGGCAAGGACGTCTACGCGACCCTGAAGACGAGCCAGGGCGTCATCACCGTGAAGCTCTTCTCCAAGGACGCGCCCAGGACGGTGGAGAACTTCGTGGGCCTGGCCACCGGTGAGAAGGCCTGGACGGATCCGAAGACGGGCGAGCAGGTGAAGGGCAAGCCGCTCTACGCCGGCACCGTGTTCCACCGCGTCATCCCGGGCTTCATGATCCAGGGCGGCGACCCCACCGGCACCGGCAATGGCGACCCGGGCTACCGCTTCGCGGACGAGTTCCAGAGCGGCCGGAGCTTCGACAAGCCGGGCATCCTGGCCATGGCCAACGCGGGGCCCAACACCAACGGGAGCCAGTTCTTCATCACCACCTCCACGCCCGCGCACCTCACCGGCCGCCACACCATCTTCGGCGAGGTCGTCACGGGCTACGACGTGGTGGAGAAGATCGGCAACGTGCCGCGCAGCGCGCAGGACCGCCCGCAGACGCCCGTGGTCCTGGAGACGATTACCCTGAGTGAGAAGGCGCCCAAGGGTGCCCCCGCCGCGGCGGCCAAGAAGGCCCCGGCCTCCAAGCCTGCTCCCGCCACCAAGAGCGCGCCGCAATGA
- the rnc gene encoding ribonuclease III → MTLAERVQALEARLGVQFSKRDLALEALTHKTYVNENRDQNLKDNQRLEFLGDAVVDLAVSHRLMDRCPGVPEGELTKMRARIVHEEGLARVARSLRLGELLLLGRGESQSGGRDKNSLLADALEAVLGAVYLSGGLEPALALVDRCFGELVEEVASGAGRLDYKTLLQEISHERLKLSPRYRVVSETGPEHAKVFEVEVVIGEAVYARATGRNKKEAEQAAARTTLERLKAEAAVVAVPAVVAPVPGGPSPDDPPA, encoded by the coding sequence ATGACCCTGGCCGAGCGGGTGCAGGCCCTGGAGGCGCGCCTGGGCGTGCAGTTCTCCAAGCGGGACCTGGCCCTGGAAGCGCTCACGCACAAGACGTACGTCAACGAGAACCGCGACCAGAACCTCAAGGACAACCAGCGCCTGGAGTTCCTGGGCGACGCCGTCGTGGACCTGGCCGTGAGCCACCGGCTGATGGACCGCTGCCCCGGCGTCCCGGAAGGGGAGCTCACCAAGATGCGCGCCCGCATCGTTCACGAGGAGGGCCTGGCCCGCGTGGCCCGGAGCCTGCGCCTGGGCGAGCTGCTGCTGCTGGGCCGGGGCGAGTCCCAGTCCGGCGGCCGCGACAAGAACTCGCTGCTGGCGGACGCGCTGGAGGCGGTGCTGGGCGCCGTCTACCTGAGCGGCGGCCTGGAGCCGGCGCTGGCGCTGGTGGACCGCTGCTTCGGGGAGCTGGTGGAGGAGGTGGCCTCCGGCGCCGGCCGCCTGGACTACAAGACGCTCCTCCAGGAGATTTCCCACGAGCGGCTCAAGCTGTCGCCGCGCTACCGGGTGGTGTCGGAGACGGGCCCGGAGCACGCCAAGGTGTTCGAGGTGGAGGTGGTCATCGGGGAGGCCGTGTACGCCCGGGCCACCGGCCGGAACAAGAAGGAGGCCGAGCAGGCGGCCGCTCGCACCACCCTGGAGCGCCTCAAGGCGGAGGCCGCTGTCGTGGCGGTCCCGGCCGTGGTGGCGCCCGTCCCGGGAGGTCCTTCACCGGACGACCCTCCGGCGTGA